In Tachysurus vachellii isolate PV-2020 chromosome 10, HZAU_Pvac_v1, whole genome shotgun sequence, the following proteins share a genomic window:
- the zc2hc1c gene encoding zinc finger C2HC domain-containing protein 1C: MVVFEKLPPLIREGFMYNSPAPFRLNEDKERKGAVRKDCQQDMFVYNNRHNPVQSRHNSARQNIHYEEKRNYSLVRSEMETVLPLKPGSHRLAFNPSNFQADREYCIQKDSLDCLKEHSESSKQVSNRRQEKYDRSKLGHFVTDSYDIPRKRGETNMKSLSGHQISHKDRVYENEMRLTKEIHQKEILLKEKLLKAAENIRKFQMRTVFEDKAKEEQRNPRKAENSLYYTEEGKWDWESTRDRALGGKRYDGPQEGFNIWDKEKDGIRQEDHVKETNTRLIEKRRKGIERENRNTQRTTKAMEKEWDHFEEITGHTQERARTERDKTRRERVVEQRKNEIREWNQIDRQEKEIVRWYDREDRRHERVKNKKDVDIGDEDQQWDVMDKFALNLPKKAKAVSSYNKKNVLIKDHLATHERVYQYRNMAAEEKPLKQPLPEAGPSTQNGKNIQQEQLSQESNPDADLQLARCEVCNRKFKEDRLEKHISICQKIQKPKRQVYNSSQYRAKGTALEEFMKTKGLYKAPEHKKSNRLQKHKDFVENIHLAHAPAAGGFQPRAHPNPHYITCPHCGRCFAPETAERHIPKCQQIKSRPPPPRQRHQM, encoded by the exons ATGGTCGTGTTTGAAAAACTTCCACCCCTGATCAGAGAAGGCTTCATGTACAATTCACCTGCTCCCTTTAGACTGAATGAAGACAAGGAGAGAAAAGGGGCTGTGAGGAAAGACTGCCAGCAGGACATGTTCGTCTATAACAACCGGCATAATCCTGTCCAAAGCAGGCACAATTCTGCCAGGCAAAACATACATtatgaagaaaagagaaattatTCATTGGTGAGATCTGAAATGGAGACTGTCTTACCTCTAAAGCCTGGGTCTCACAGATTGGCATTTAACCCAAGCAACTTCCAAGCAGATCGTGAGTACTGTATACAAAAAGATAGCCTTGATTGCCTTAAGGAGCACTCAGAAAGTAGTAAACAGGTCAGTAACAGGAGACAGGAGAAATATGATAGGTCTAAATTGGGGCATTTTGTTACTGACTCCTATGATATACCCAGAAAAAGAGGTGAGACCAACATGAAATCACTCAGTGGGCATCAGATCTCACACAAGGACAGAGTTTATGAAAATGAGATGCGACTTACAAAGGAAATACACCAAAAAgaaattttattaaaagaaaagttGTTAAAAGCAGCAGAAAATATCAGGAAGTTTCAAATGAGAACTGTTTTTGAAGACAAGGCAAAAGAGGAGCAGAGGAACCcaagaaaagcagaaaacagtttatattaTACAGAGGAAGGAAAGTGGGACTGGGAGAGCACCAGAGACAGGGCTTTAGGAGGAAAAAGGTATGATGGACCACAAGAGGGATTCAACATCTGGGATAAAGAGAAAGATGGTATAAGACAGGAGGATCATGTGAAAGAGACAAACACTCGTCTGatagagaaaaggagaaaaggaaTAGAGAGGGAGAACAGGAATACTCAGAGAACCACAAAAGCTATGGAAAAGGAATGGGACCATTTTGAAGAAATTACAGGGCATACACAGGAAAGAGCAAGAACCGAAAGAGACAAAACAAGGAGAGAAAGAGTAGTAGAACAGCGAAAGAATGAGATCAGAGAATGGAACCAGATAGACAGGCAGGAGAAAGAAATAGTGAGATGGTATGATAGAGAAGACAGAAGACATGAACGggttaaaaataagaaagatgTAGATATAGGCGATGAGGATCAGCAATGGGACGTAATGGACAAATTTGCTTTAAATTTGCCTAAAAAAGCGAAAGCTGTCTCCagttataacaaaaaaaatgtacttataAAGGACCATTTGGCAACTCATGAGAGAGTCTATCAGTACAGAAACATGGCTGCAGAAGAGAAGCCTCTCAAACAGCCACTTCCCGAAGCTGGTCCAAGTACTCAGAATGGTAAAAACATCCAGCAAGAACAACTCAGTCAAGAAAGCAATCCTGATGCTGATTTACAACTAGCACGTTGTGAAGTATGTAACagaaagtttaaagaagatcgtCTGGAGAAGCATATCAGTATTTGTcagaaaatacaaaaacctAAGCGTCAAGTCTACAACTCCTCACAGTACCGGGCCAAAGGCACTGCGCTAGAGGAGTTTATGAAGACAAAGGGTCTATATAAAGCACCAGAG CACAAAAAGAGTAACCGGCTTCAAAAACACAAGGATTTCGTTGAGAACATACACCTGGCTCATGCTCCTGCAGCTGGAGGCTTTCAGCCAAGAGCACATCCGAATCCACATTATATAACCTGCCCCCACTGTGGCAGATGTTTTGCCCCTGAAACAGCTGAGAGACACATTCCAAAGTGCCAGCAAATTaagagcagacctccacctccAAGGCAGCGTCATCAAATGTGA
- the LOC132852276 gene encoding serine/threonine-protein kinase Nek9, whose amino-acid sequence MSLEDFERHFASLSDSGCESVSGAPAPSLFSGEEEKLHYIPIRVLGKGAFGEATLYRRTEDNSLVVWKEVELTGLSDKKRRDVMNEISILSILQHNNIIAYYNHFTDKNTLLIELEYCNGGNLYDKINQQKGQLFTQEVVIWYLFQIASAVVHIHKAGVLHRDIKTLNIFLTKTNLIKLGDYGLAKKLDSEYSMAETCVGTPYYMSPELCQGVKYNFKSDIWAMGCVLFELLTLTRTFDATNPLNLCVKIVQGNFTMEMNSDVYSKDLIQIVYACLDQDPEKRPTADQILDLPIISCDKQKLETRVAALNSATKKPRLSTVSDTPVAVVTTRSREVYFWGGGKFTPQKLDVFKGGTSAQQVCAGETHFAVVTVEKEIYTWASVQGGAKMVGQLGHGDQASYRQPRKVERLQGKAIRQVSCGVDFTACVTDEDQMYMFGSDYYGCIGVENEMGMEVLEPVFLEFFQERPVRQVSCGDNHVVVLTHSGHIYSWGCGEHGRLGIDCEDDFASPMLVEVPKGACIDSVCCGSDGTFFLTESGKVLACGNNEFNKLGLNQGITGIKNHSKKVFQDIPYTTTLTLVKLLAHFKIQIIAPGKTHTAAIDERGRLMTFGCNKYGQLGVRDFKKHQGVQLLLGQFGGKFVSKVSCGDGFTIAATEDNQIFAWGNAGNGRLGMPADRGFGSEVCPALPRPIFGSLHHVPDLSCRGWHTIIIMEKLLNSKTIRSNSSGLSIGSGIGQSSSSSLDLEIEPVSDSELREGIMGGTVEVDLEERGPETPSMVLMECKTNESSCPSWLRKELQDAEFIPLPDGSRDSMSNPLASSFTERATLPYEELRELKAAAVAAASGNGLMQTARVDHEGINGLDSGAGKKSNLPQQCAQKTCCQASSELAQLKEMMKRQDATIQLLQKKYNDQLQENERLWKVINDLKEGSDHCEESNHHGGLPDKDD is encoded by the exons ATGTCATTGGAAGATTTTGAGCGGCATTTCGCGTCTCTTTCGGACTCGGGCTGCGAGTCAGTGAGCGGCGCTCCGGCTCCAAGCTTGTTCAGCGGCGAGGAAGAGAAGCTGCACTACATCCCTATTAGGGTCCTGGGCAAAGGGGCTTTTGGGGAAGCCACCTTGTACCGACGAACAGAG GATAATTCCTTGGTGGTTTGGAAGGAGGTTGAGCTGACCGGTCTCTCGGATAAAAAGCGCAGAGATGTCATGAATGAAATCAGCATCCTGTCCATTCTCCAGCATAACAACATCATAGCATATTACAACCACTTCACTGACAAGAACACCCTGCTGATTGAGCTGGAATACTGCaatg GTGGAAATCTGTATGACAAAATTAACCAACAGAAGGGGCAACTCTTTACACAGGAG GTTGTTATATGGTATCTGTTTCAAATTGCATCAGCTGTGGTGCATATTCATAAAGCTGGTGTTCTGCAtag ggacataaaaacattaaatatcttCCTCACCAAGACAAACTTAATAAAGTTAGGAGATTATGGTTTGGCCAAAAAGCTGGATTCAGAATACTCAATGGCAGAGACA TGTGTAGGCACTCCATACTACATGTCACCGGAGCTTTGTCAAGGGGTCAAGTACAACTTTAAATCAGACATCTGGGCCATGGGCTGTGTATTGTTTGAGCTTCTGACTCTCACCAGGACATTTGATGCAACG AATCCTCTAAACCTGTGTGTGAAGATCGTCCAGGGCAACTTTACAATGGAAATGAACTCCGATGTTTATTCCAAAGACCTCATCCAGATAGTCTACGCATGCTTAGATCAG GATCCAGAGAAGAGACCTACTGCTGATCAGATTCTTGACCTGCCCATCATTTCCTGTGATAAACA GAAGTTGGAGACACGTGTGGCTGCACTAAATTCAGCCACAAAGAAGCCCAG GTTGAGCACAGTATCAGACACCCCAGTTGCTGTAGTAACCACCCGTTCCAGAGAGGTGTATTTCTGGGGTGGAGGGAAGTTTACCCCTCAGAAACTGGACGTGTTTAAGGGCGGTACTAGTGCACAGCAAGTGTGTGCAGGGGAGACACATTTTGCCGTGGTTACTGTGGAGAAAGAGATTTACACTTGGGCT AGTGTGCAAGGTGGTGCTAAAATGGTGGGTCAGCTTGGGCATGGGGATCAGGCCTCATATCGACAACCTCGCAAGGTGGAACGTCTACAGGGAAAAGCCATCAGGCAGGTGTCTTGTGGGGTAGACTTTACTGCCTGTGTGACTG ATGAGGACCAAATGTATATGTTTGGCTCAGACTATTACGGCTGTATAGGTGTGGAGAATGAAATGGGTATGGAAGTTCTTGAGCCGGTTTTTCTGGAGTTCTTTCAGGAACGTCCAGTGAGACAAGTATCCTGTGGAGACAACCATGTGGTAGTGCTCACTCACAGTGGACACATTTACTCCTGGGGCTGTGGAGAACATG GTAGACTTGGAATAGACTGTGAAGATGACTTTGCTTCTCCTATGCTA GTGGAAGTTCCAAAGGGGGCCTGTATAGACTCAGTGTGCTGTGGCAGTGATGGAACCTTTTTCCTTACAGAGTCTGGAAAAGTCTTGGCCTGTGGAAACAACGAGTTTAACAAGCTAGGTCTTAATCAAGGCATTACTGGAATCAAGAACCACTCTAAGAAG GTTTTTCAGGACATACCATACACAACAACTCTGACTTTAGTGAAGCTGCTTGCCCACTTTAAGATCCAAATCATTGCCCCTGGGAAGACCCATACAGCAGCAATTGATG AACGGGGGCGCCTGATGACATTTGGTTGCAATAAATACGGTCAGCTTGGTGTAAGGGACTTTAAGAAACATCAAGGTGTTCAACTGCTTTTGGGACAGTTTGGGGGAAAATTTGTCTCCAAAGTGTCCTGTGGAGATGGCTTCACAATTGCTGCCACAGAGG ATAATCAAATCTTTGCCTGGGGAAATGCAGGAAATGGACGTTTAGGTATGCCTGCTGATCGAGGATTTGGCTCTGAGGTTTGCCCCGCTCTTCCTCGTCCCATATTTGGTTCCCTACATCACGTGCCTGACTTGTCTTGCAGGGGTTGGCACACAATCATTATCATGG AAAAGCTGCTTAACTCCAAAACAATACGTTCAAACAGTAGTGGACTGTCCATTGGAAGtg GGATTGGTCAGAGCTCCAGCTCCTCTTTGGACTTGGAAATTGAGCCTGTGTCAGACTCTGAGCTGCGAGAGGGCATTATGGGAGGCACTGTGGAGGTTGACCTTGAGGAGAGAGGTCCTGAGACGCCATCAATGGTATTAATGGAGTGCAAGACAAATGAGAGTTCTTGCCCATCTTGGCTCCGCAAG GAGCTGCAGGATGCTGAATTCATTCCCCTGCCTGATGGCTCCAGAGATTCCATGTCTAATCCGCTGGCTTCATCCTTCACAGAACGTGCTACACTCCCCTATGAAGAGCTTCGAGAACTAAAGGCTGCTGCTGTAGCTGCTGCTAGTGGGAATGGCTTGATG CAAACAGCACGGGTAGACCATGAGGGCATAAATGGCTTGGACTCTGGAGCTGGGAAGAAAAGCAACCTGCCACAACAATGTGCACAAAAGACTTGCTGCCAAGCGAGCAGTGAGCTTGCACAG CTTAAAGAAATGATGAAAAGGCAAGATGCAACAATacagctgttacagaaaaag TACAATGACCAACTCCAAGAGAATGAGAGACTCTGGAAAGTCATTAATGACCTTAAAGAAGGATCTGATCATTGTGAGGAAAGTAACCACCATGGAGGTCTACCTGATAAAGATGATTGA
- the ndc80 gene encoding kinetochore protein NDC80 homolog isoform X1 yields the protein MLKVNMSRRPSSRYSEMPMRVTDSRMSMANATPQSNNVFGKLNIPKPQSSTSERRTSFFGKGAGTGAGGQRNSMFGAYGGPEKMKDPRPLHDKAFVQQCIKQLCEFLGDNGFPATITVKSLQSPSTKEFLKIFEFIYSLLDPTFQMPTTKVEEEIPRMLRDLGYPFPLSKSSMYSIGAPHTWPQALGALIWLIDTVRSFNSMKGQDMLFGDFSDGFTELEDGMEYNKLFLEYCSKTYNKFMQGADTFEDEDTDYLSHLKRLYNVDEALLDSQLEKHRLLMSEVERLEKESHTDRLMGQRTEKLKLQTDLQKLQSYRTHMESFKTHQQNKATALSDELEAANLQLESLKREQARLQHILENQKFTPADIERINRERNELQQNVNTLSRSLEEAQQLAWNEEITLAKTKERAEVKLAEYHKLARMLKLIPQSAENACGHDFEIKTVSDYGPSTATQIRTQIQNPLKNMLVDVEEEFSNMTNMKLSLEETVEQIKSNISEKLNDMKQLKEQIRRLDEQMERDMQDMALDEEKWSADVDSAESHKKLLEKKVMDGHEVAEEQLKAAQQQYHLVLQETKEESRMVANNLTNVISAAVSHLAIVEKHCGDQVKKMDKMNEIIREDQADLQQLKEMVENFVARANGLQ from the exons ATGCTTAAAGTCAACATGAGCCGAAGACCAAGCAGCAGATATTCTGAGATGCCAATGCGCGTGACAGACAGCAGGATGAGTATGGCGAATGCCACTCCACAGAG CAACAATGTATTTGGCAAGCTGAACATCCCAAAGCCTCAGTCTAGCACCTCAGAGAGGAGGACCAGCTTTTTTGGGAA AGGAGCTGGTACAGGGGCAGGTGGGCAGAGAAACAGCATGTTTGGGGCTTATGGAGGTCCAGAGAAGATGAAGGACCCCCGACCGCTTCATGACAAAGCCTTTGTTCAGCAGTGTATCAAGCAGCTTTGTGAG TTCCTTGGAGATAACGGATTCCCGGCTACAATCACGGTTAAATCTCTCCAGTCACCTTCCACCAAAGAGTTCCTGAAGATCTTTGAGTTTATCTACAGTTTGTTGGACCCCACCTTTCAGATGCCCACAACCAAGGTTGAAGAGGAAATCCCTAGGATGTTGAGAGATTTGGG GTACCCATTTCCACTATCAAAAAGCTCCATGTACTCCATCGGGGCTCCACATACGTGGCCTCAGGCTCTGGGCGCACTCATCTGGCTCATTGACACAGTTAGG AGCTTTAACAGTATGAAAGGTCAGGACATGCTGTTTGGAGATTTCTCAGATGGCTTCACTGAGCTGGAGGATGGAATGGAGTACAACAAG CTCTTTTTAGAATACTGCTCTAAGACTTACAATAAGTTTATGCAAGGAGCAGATACCTTTGAGGATGAGGACACAGACTACCTCAGTCATCTGA AGAGGCTGTATAATGTTGATGAGGCTCTACTGGATTCACAACTGGAGAAACATAGACTGTTGATGTCTGAGGTGGAAAGGCTTGAGAAAGAAAGTCATACT GATCGGTTAATGGGACAAAGGACTGAGAAACTTAAGTTACAGACTGACCTACAAAAGCTGCAGAGCTACCGTACTCACATGGAGTCTTTTAAAACCCACCAGCAAAATAAGGCTACAGCACTGTCTGATGAGCTGGAGGCTGCAA ATCTTCAACTAGAGAGTCTAAAGAGGGAGCAGGCTAGGCTCCAGCACATTCTGGAGAATCAGAAGTTCACTCCAGCCGATATTGAGCGCATCAACAGAGAAAGGAATGAGCTACAGCAGAATGTGAACACCCTGAGCCGCAGTCTTGAGGAGGCCCAGCAACTGGCCTGGAATGAGGAAATCACCTTGGCCAAAACTAAGGAGAGG GCTGAGGTAAAGTTGGCAGAGTACCACAAACTGGCACGAATGCTAAAGCTCATCCCCCAGTCTGCTGAGAATGCTTGTGGCCATGACTTTGAGATCAAAACAGTCAGCGACTATGGCCCAAGCACTGCCACACAAATCAGGACTCAGATACAG AATCCTCTTAAAAACATGCTGGTGGATGTAGAGGAGGAGTTCAGCAATATGACTAATATGAAGCTGAGCCTTGAAGAGACAGTGGAACAG ATAAAGTCCAACATTTCTGAGAAGTTAAATGACATGAAGCAGCTAAAGGAGCAGATTCGCAGACTGGATGAGCAGATGGAACGTGATATGCAG GATATGGCTCTTGATGAAGAAAAGTGGTCAGCGGATGTGGATTCTGCTGAAAGTCACAAGAAGCTTCTAGAAAAGAAAGTCATGGATGGACACGAGGTGGCTGAAGAGCAGCTAAAAGCAGCTCAACAACA GTACCATCTTGTTCTTCAGGAAACCAAAGAAGAAAGTCGCATGGTGGCAAACAATCTGACAAATGTTATCAGTGCTGCAGTCAGCCACTTGGCTATAGTTGAG AAACACTGTGGCGACCAAGTTAAAAAGATGGATAAGATGAATGAAATTATCCGTGAAGACCAAGCAGATCTTCAGCAGCTGAAGGAAATGGTTGAAAATTTTGTTGCTAGAGCAAATGGCCTTCAATAA
- the ndc80 gene encoding kinetochore protein NDC80 homolog isoform X2, with amino-acid sequence MSRRPSSRYSEMPMRVTDSRMSMANATPQSNNVFGKLNIPKPQSSTSERRTSFFGKGAGTGAGGQRNSMFGAYGGPEKMKDPRPLHDKAFVQQCIKQLCEFLGDNGFPATITVKSLQSPSTKEFLKIFEFIYSLLDPTFQMPTTKVEEEIPRMLRDLGYPFPLSKSSMYSIGAPHTWPQALGALIWLIDTVRSFNSMKGQDMLFGDFSDGFTELEDGMEYNKLFLEYCSKTYNKFMQGADTFEDEDTDYLSHLKRLYNVDEALLDSQLEKHRLLMSEVERLEKESHTDRLMGQRTEKLKLQTDLQKLQSYRTHMESFKTHQQNKATALSDELEAANLQLESLKREQARLQHILENQKFTPADIERINRERNELQQNVNTLSRSLEEAQQLAWNEEITLAKTKERAEVKLAEYHKLARMLKLIPQSAENACGHDFEIKTVSDYGPSTATQIRTQIQNPLKNMLVDVEEEFSNMTNMKLSLEETVEQIKSNISEKLNDMKQLKEQIRRLDEQMERDMQDMALDEEKWSADVDSAESHKKLLEKKVMDGHEVAEEQLKAAQQQYHLVLQETKEESRMVANNLTNVISAAVSHLAIVEKHCGDQVKKMDKMNEIIREDQADLQQLKEMVENFVARANGLQ; translated from the exons ATGAGCCGAAGACCAAGCAGCAGATATTCTGAGATGCCAATGCGCGTGACAGACAGCAGGATGAGTATGGCGAATGCCACTCCACAGAG CAACAATGTATTTGGCAAGCTGAACATCCCAAAGCCTCAGTCTAGCACCTCAGAGAGGAGGACCAGCTTTTTTGGGAA AGGAGCTGGTACAGGGGCAGGTGGGCAGAGAAACAGCATGTTTGGGGCTTATGGAGGTCCAGAGAAGATGAAGGACCCCCGACCGCTTCATGACAAAGCCTTTGTTCAGCAGTGTATCAAGCAGCTTTGTGAG TTCCTTGGAGATAACGGATTCCCGGCTACAATCACGGTTAAATCTCTCCAGTCACCTTCCACCAAAGAGTTCCTGAAGATCTTTGAGTTTATCTACAGTTTGTTGGACCCCACCTTTCAGATGCCCACAACCAAGGTTGAAGAGGAAATCCCTAGGATGTTGAGAGATTTGGG GTACCCATTTCCACTATCAAAAAGCTCCATGTACTCCATCGGGGCTCCACATACGTGGCCTCAGGCTCTGGGCGCACTCATCTGGCTCATTGACACAGTTAGG AGCTTTAACAGTATGAAAGGTCAGGACATGCTGTTTGGAGATTTCTCAGATGGCTTCACTGAGCTGGAGGATGGAATGGAGTACAACAAG CTCTTTTTAGAATACTGCTCTAAGACTTACAATAAGTTTATGCAAGGAGCAGATACCTTTGAGGATGAGGACACAGACTACCTCAGTCATCTGA AGAGGCTGTATAATGTTGATGAGGCTCTACTGGATTCACAACTGGAGAAACATAGACTGTTGATGTCTGAGGTGGAAAGGCTTGAGAAAGAAAGTCATACT GATCGGTTAATGGGACAAAGGACTGAGAAACTTAAGTTACAGACTGACCTACAAAAGCTGCAGAGCTACCGTACTCACATGGAGTCTTTTAAAACCCACCAGCAAAATAAGGCTACAGCACTGTCTGATGAGCTGGAGGCTGCAA ATCTTCAACTAGAGAGTCTAAAGAGGGAGCAGGCTAGGCTCCAGCACATTCTGGAGAATCAGAAGTTCACTCCAGCCGATATTGAGCGCATCAACAGAGAAAGGAATGAGCTACAGCAGAATGTGAACACCCTGAGCCGCAGTCTTGAGGAGGCCCAGCAACTGGCCTGGAATGAGGAAATCACCTTGGCCAAAACTAAGGAGAGG GCTGAGGTAAAGTTGGCAGAGTACCACAAACTGGCACGAATGCTAAAGCTCATCCCCCAGTCTGCTGAGAATGCTTGTGGCCATGACTTTGAGATCAAAACAGTCAGCGACTATGGCCCAAGCACTGCCACACAAATCAGGACTCAGATACAG AATCCTCTTAAAAACATGCTGGTGGATGTAGAGGAGGAGTTCAGCAATATGACTAATATGAAGCTGAGCCTTGAAGAGACAGTGGAACAG ATAAAGTCCAACATTTCTGAGAAGTTAAATGACATGAAGCAGCTAAAGGAGCAGATTCGCAGACTGGATGAGCAGATGGAACGTGATATGCAG GATATGGCTCTTGATGAAGAAAAGTGGTCAGCGGATGTGGATTCTGCTGAAAGTCACAAGAAGCTTCTAGAAAAGAAAGTCATGGATGGACACGAGGTGGCTGAAGAGCAGCTAAAAGCAGCTCAACAACA GTACCATCTTGTTCTTCAGGAAACCAAAGAAGAAAGTCGCATGGTGGCAAACAATCTGACAAATGTTATCAGTGCTGCAGTCAGCCACTTGGCTATAGTTGAG AAACACTGTGGCGACCAAGTTAAAAAGATGGATAAGATGAATGAAATTATCCGTGAAGACCAAGCAGATCTTCAGCAGCTGAAGGAAATGGTTGAAAATTTTGTTGCTAGAGCAAATGGCCTTCAATAA